ATTTTTCTACTCATTGGTTTCGTACCTCTATCCGTTATTTATTTGGGCAACCTAGCCATGTTCTAGTTGTCATCACATAGTGATGACAATGGGAAGTTGTTGGCTTCCTCTAAATGCACTTCAAACAATGCTATCAGATGacattattatatttgaaattCCTCATGCCTTTTTGCAGGATAAAGATGCATTGTCAGCTTTAAAAGATGGTACGTCTCTGTATTTCCTTCTGCCTGATGGTATCAAAATTCCCAAAATCTTTTTGTCGAATGGTTTTATCTCTAGTTAATGTGGAAAATAGAAACAGTACTCCATATCAATGCCACCTCATGTTGTTCATGACGCTCATAAGCTGTTATAGAAAATACATTCTGAATGTCATTATAATTATCACCTGCCTTACAGACTTAAATATTCACACGAACTACATTGTCGTACTTGAAATCCTTGTTTTGGTCAGTGTTTATCATTGGATTATTTATGTAGGAGTATCTCAATTTTTGTCCAAGAAGAGATAATGACTGGTGCTGTGTCTTCTGGTTTTGACATTTAGACTTATATAAACTTTGACAACCAAATTTTCTACAAGTAAGTTCTCACAAAAAATAACATTGAGCCTTGCTCCACGCATTTAATTCAACATTTATTAGCAATATATTGTCATGGTTGAAAGATGAAAGGTCTGATAAAATTTAGGATTTTCATTTGTTTGCCGTGTTATGGCAATGGATACATACTGGCTTGAATTTTGATAAAGCGCAAATCATGCTTGATCGGTGATTTGAAGAGTAGATTGAAAATTTGGTGATAGGATGTAGGTAGGGAAGACAGAGACACTACACTGTTGAATTAACTGCAAGTTCATGTGACAAATACCTTTTTCAGCATGCTGATTGTgacattttttacttttattccTTAAATTAAATACTACATAATTGTCTATTTCTCTTTTGATTTATTATTCCTTTTTGCCACCTCATTATTTTTCTTCCCTCGATCTACCAAGTGTTTTTTTGACAAGTTGATACAAGTTTAAAGGTATCTTTGAGATCTATATATTTCTGTAGGCATTACTTGGTAGTTGGTATTCAAATTGTGACTTGGATGATTTATAATATCGATTAAATGACCATTTGCATTGGTGGCTTTTAATAGGGGAAGTGATTGATATTCACTCTGTTGGAGATCTGGAAACAAAGTTGAGTGCTGCATCGAAGACATCTCGCTTGGCAATCCTGTACTTCACTGCAACTTGGTGTGGCCCTTGTCACTACATTTCGCCACTTTATACAAGTTTGGCGGGGAAGTACCGGAGAGTGGTTTTTATAAAAGTTGATATCGATAAGGCAGTGGATATCGCTGCACGCTGGAATATTAGCAGTGTTCCAAcatttttctttgtaaaaaacGGCAAAGAGGTCGACAGTGTGGTGGGGGCTGACAAAAATACACTTGAAAGGAAGATTGCTCAGCATGCTGGCCCTTCTTAATTTATTACCTTAATATAACTCTGATACAATACTATTTCCATGTTGTTTCTTCTGTTTACATGACCATAGTGTCTTACAAAATTGAGAGTTTCAATATAATGGTTTGATGTTTATTCTGTCTGCTTGTTTCTAGAAATGTTTAATGTTGAATTGGAATGTTTCAACTTTTCAAACCGATAGTTGGTTTTATAACTGTAATAATGGGGGAAAACATAACGCACGGGATGATTACTTATTTTGACTTGTTGAATTGGAATGATAAactttatttgattttgtttaattGGTAAAATTGGTAGGGCAGGTTTATTTAATAGCTCTCTTCAACAACTGAGGAGTGCTGGGGTTTCGATCTAGGCATCCAGCTTTCTGTAACATGTAAGAATTGCTAGTCGTTTTTTGCAAGGCAGAAAAGCAAAAAACTTGTGAGCTTTCTCAACAGAATATTATGTAATGGCATGAATATGATAGTAATAATACAAGAAAAAATGTGATCACTGTGCCTTTTAAGTAATAAATTATCCCAAGAAATTGGGAGTGGTAAATGATTCATTTCCTTTCATTCTTGGAGTAGAATCGCAAAACAAGGTAGAAGAAGAACCTGTAAAGAATACCCCAAGCTAGCAGGATTAAGATGTCATACCATAGGCTTTCCATTGTAATATCCATTGTGGACAAGACGTCTTCTCCTAATAAGCAGTTAAGGGGCAGACTGGAATTGTGGTGTTTGCTAGGCTTCACGTCCCCTAAAGGTCCCGGGGATAAATCTGCTTTGTTTCCTGTATAGCAGCCCCGATCATTCTTGAATTCATTAATCAGCAGTCCCTCAAATGGGTATTTGATTGCAGAAATATAATGGAGCCACTTCCAGTAAAAGGGTATCTGAGTTCGTTTGAGGAAGAAACCACAGGTTAAAAAGAAGAGTGCTGTTGTGGCAATGACTACTGCATAGCCTGTGATGTAACTAGGAACAAGTGCGCTAACAAGCATCACATATGCATTGGTAGTAATGAGGGAGGAAAATAGTATCATCCAGAAATTGAAGAGATCGCTTTTCAAGTGGAGCATTAATTTGGTTATGACAGCAAACGTTAGGCCTTGAACAGCAAAAAATGGGAGGTAAACAATGAGGGAAGATATTACATATGAAGAAGCACGGTAAGCATTGTGGGATGTTTCCCTGATGAAGATGAACCTTTCATTGATAAAAGATGGGACTGCATCAttagaagaaaagaaaacaaggcACACCGCGAAGATGTAGAAATTGAGGAGCCTATTGATGTCTTTGAAAGTAGTATCACCCAGGTTATTGAAAATGGTGGATAAGACAAGTGCCATAACAGTCAGCACAATCTCACGAGAGGCAAAGAGTTCTGGAGTACGAATTACATTGAGTACAGTTCGCCATGAGAGCACTGCAACCTCACGCAACCATGGGTTTGCATACTTAGGTCCAAGGTCCTGCTCATCGAGCACTTCCTCAATCTCAAACTCTTCATACGAAGGTGCATATGAAGTTTCAGAGTAATCCATAGACTGGCTAACCGCAGAATGAGATTTTTGGAGATAATAATGATCCTGATAAGATGCAGAATGTTGGTTGGAAATAAAACTTCTTGGTCCTGACAAGGGTGTTTTCCCAGGTGTCCATGCTGGAGTTCTTGCCGGAGTCCATGATGGATGGCGACGTGGGGTTCCTACTACACCATTGTAAAGCCAGACGGAGAAATCTTTGGCTGAGAAATCTTGGTAGAACTGAGAAGCTAAACGTGGATAAACACCACTGGTTACAATGTTCCTTGTTGTTTTAACACTTCTCCTTTCAAGGGAGTTATCaaaattttcatcatcatcttcctcatcaTCAAGACCAAACTGTGCAGAATCAGGCTGTGGTGTACCAGCAGTAAACCCTTGGCTGCGCAGGCTAATCATGTGTTTAGATGCTGGGGTGTTCCTTCTATAAGGTGTACCTGGAGGTTTTGGAACTGGGGTCATGGCTGCTGGGTCAGGTTTATGACCATCATGTTGGTATTGAACAAGAGGGTCAAGTCCAACCGTTGCTTGATCATATTCAGTTATAACATCTAGGAGATACTCAATACTGTTTTCTCCATCAGGTACAGGCCTTCCAAATCCGGAAAGGTGAGTGTGAAGTGCATCTGGCCTTCCCATGTATATCAATCTTCCCCTATAAATACCGAAGCAAATGTGGTCAagataaatatatctttcattTTTAAGTAAATTGAATGAGCCTACAATGTGCATATCATAAATTGATACATAGTTACTCTATGTTGATGTTGTATTTTGTAATCATTAACTAATTATATCCTTATGTGCAACTACAAGTAAATCCTTGGACTCAACGCATAGACTTTTTTAGTATCAAGCTGTGATCCAGTCAACTTATAATCTTAACAACGAGCTAGAAGTCCCAGAGTGATATTTTTTCTATGTTTCTAGCATatagtttttaactttttatcatGTCATAAATGTAttcaatatatacatatatacttTTTGGGTTCAGTTATCAGTTTCAGATGGTTTATATGATGaagctttatatatatatatatatatatatatatatatatatatatatatatatatatatatatatatatatatatatatatatatatatatatatatatatatatatatatatatatatatatagaaagtcAGATAGTGTTATATCAAGCCTTATTAGCTTTAACAATACAGGCTCTGGAAGTTTTACCTTGCGAGGACAGTGATCTTGTCGAGGAGCATTTGAATTCTAAATGAAGGCTGATGTATGGTCATGAGGACAATGCTACCACCCTGAGCTATGTCTTTAATCTTTTCCACTACACTGTATGCACTTGTAGAATCAAGTCCTGAGGTAGGTTCGTCCAGAAAAAGAAGTGATGGCTTATGAATGATCTCTATGCCGATAGATACCCTTCTTCGTTCACCTCCCGACACTCCTCTCCTTCCCTCGTCACCAATATAGGTATGTGTAGCACTCTGAAAAGTCATGAAGTCATTAACCTGTCATTCAGTGTGTACGTAGAAAAGTGAGAGAATCACAAAGTCTTATAATTATACCTGTAAGCCCAGTTTATCAAGGAGCTCATGAACCCTCTTCTTTTTTTCGTCCCTGGAAATAGAAGGAGGAAGCCTAACTTCTGCAGCAAACATAAATGTTTCAAAAACTGTCAACATAGGGAAGAGCTGGTCATCTTGCATCACATATGATGACACCATTTTCATGTAGCTCGTAGTTACCTGCATAATTAGAGCATGCTTACATGAACATTCTTAAATTtaagagaaaaaatgataagttaatatgaaaaaaacaaaaaaaaaaatctataacaaaattaaatgcaGCAAAATAACATGAAACGGGACTGGTTTATGTTTACCGGCTTTCCATCAATTCTAACTGATCCTTGTAGACTCCCTTTAGCAATTCTCCCTGCCAAGGCATCAAGAAAGGTAGATTTTCCAGCACCACTAGGCCCCATGATTGCCATGATTTCACCTTTTACTGCCTGGCCAGATATATCATGAAGAAGATATGCTTCTTTGTTGATCCAAACACCGTCCTTTTTCAGCTTCTTTATGATACTATATGAGAGGTTAGTGAATTCTAGGCCGTAACCAGGAATGGACTTCTGGGGCCTGAGTTGGTTCCCATTTGTTGTGGTTCCTGGTTTGTGAGAGTCCATTAGACTCTCTAGGCTTTTATTTGTGCCATCCCTCTCTAGCCTCGCCATTAATTGTAGTGGCAATCACTTTTGGCAAGCACTTGTTTGATTGCTGATGTTAAGGGACTTTAAAAAGTGGTAAAGATTTAGTTGTGAAAGGTATAAAAAGAGAGGAAGAGGGTTGAATAAGGACAAAAAAGGTGATGGTTAAAATGAAGACATTTCAATATACATGAACTCTTTGTCTTGGAGAAGAGTTGAAAGAGAAAGAAACCACCAAGCGGCAACTTTGGGTTTGTCGTTAAATTGCTTTGATTTTGCCGAAGAATGACGTAGTAGTTTTGTTTCACTTAGCACCAAAGACAAATTTTAGCTTCTCTTGATTGTTGTTTCTACTGTAATTGAACTTCAACTgtaacattatatatatagagcTGGCATGGAAGTATATAGC
This portion of the Trifolium pratense cultivar HEN17-A07 linkage group LG3, ARS_RC_1.1, whole genome shotgun sequence genome encodes:
- the LOC123914109 gene encoding ABC transporter G family member STR, yielding MARLERDGTNKSLESLMDSHKPGTTTNGNQLRPQKSIPGYGLEFTNLSYSIIKKLKKDGVWINKEAYLLHDISGQAVKGEIMAIMGPSGAGKSTFLDALAGRIAKGSLQGSVRIDGKPVTTSYMKMVSSYVMQDDQLFPMLTVFETFMFAAEVRLPPSISRDEKKKRVHELLDKLGLQSATHTYIGDEGRRGVSGGERRRVSIGIEIIHKPSLLFLDEPTSGLDSTSAYSVVEKIKDIAQGGSIVLMTIHQPSFRIQMLLDKITVLARGRLIYMGRPDALHTHLSGFGRPVPDGENSIEYLLDVITEYDQATVGLDPLVQYQHDGHKPDPAAMTPVPKPPGTPYRRNTPASKHMISLRSQGFTAGTPQPDSAQFGLDDEEDDDENFDNSLERRSVKTTRNIVTSGVYPRLASQFYQDFSAKDFSVWLYNGVVGTPRRHPSWTPARTPAWTPGKTPLSGPRSFISNQHSASYQDHYYLQKSHSAVSQSMDYSETSYAPSYEEFEIEEVLDEQDLGPKYANPWLREVAVLSWRTVLNVIRTPELFASREIVLTVMALVLSTIFNNLGDTTFKDINRLLNFYIFAVCLVFFSSNDAVPSFINERFIFIRETSHNAYRASSYVISSLIVYLPFFAVQGLTFAVITKLMLHLKSDLFNFWMILFSSLITTNAYVMLVSALVPSYITGYAVVIATTALFFLTCGFFLKRTQIPFYWKWLHYISAIKYPFEGLLINEFKNDRGCYTGNKADLSPGPLGDVKPSKHHNSSLPLNCLLGEDVLSTMDITMESLWYDILILLAWGILYRFFFYLVLRFYSKNERK